From the genome of Methanothermobacter sp., one region includes:
- a CDS encoding phosphatidate cytidylyltransferase, with the protein MKHKREILRQAIHATGIIFVIIQPWIGVKNLILLGILAAFMGEIIRQYDLRHSIPLFSWLLRTCRRDTNERGFIYYFIGLALTYAFFGSNIPIANAAIIILTIGDAASTLIGKLYGKHPLPYKPNKTFEGSIAFIFIGFIGALTQVNPTIALMGAFIGSLVEAYTPIEDNITIPLLVGISMYIFFYLNFI; encoded by the coding sequence TTGAAACATAAGCGAGAAATCCTAAGACAAGCTATACATGCTACTGGTATAATATTCGTAATAATACAGCCTTGGATCGGAGTTAAAAACCTCATTTTACTCGGCATCCTAGCGGCATTCATGGGAGAGATCATACGCCAATACGACCTTAGACACTCCATACCTTTATTTTCATGGCTATTAAGAACCTGCCGAAGAGATACTAATGAAAGAGGATTCATATATTATTTTATAGGCCTAGCACTCACCTATGCCTTTTTTGGGTCGAATATTCCAATTGCAAACGCTGCTATAATCATTCTAACAATTGGTGATGCCGCATCTACCCTCATCGGTAAACTCTATGGCAAACACCCACTACCATACAAGCCCAATAAAACATTTGAAGGTTCCATCGCATTCATATTCATAGGATTCATCGGAGCATTAACACAAGTGAACCCCACAATAGCTCTTATGGGAGCGTTCATAGGATCATTAGTAGAAGCATATACTCCCATAGAAGATAATATCACTATACCCTTACTAGTAGGAATTAGCATGTACATCTTTTTTTATCTAAACTTTATTTAA
- a CDS encoding formylmethanofuran dehydrogenase subunit B → MMEYVKNVVCPFCGTLCDDIICKVENNKIVGTINACRIAHNKFVHTEGATRYTKPLIRKNGELVEVTYDEAIEKAAKILAEAKRPLLYGWSSTECEAHAVGMELAEETGAVIDNTASVCHGPSVLALQDVGYPTCTLGEVKNRADVVVYWGCNPMHAHPRHISRHVFSRGFFRERGRPDRTVIVVDPRETDTAKLADIHLQVEFDRDYELIDAMRAYLFGHEILYDEVAGIPRETIEEAVEIMKNAQFGILFWGMGLTQSRGKHRNIDTAIMLTEDLNDFGKFNLIPMRGHYNVTGFNQVASWESGFPYCVDFSAGEPRYNPGETGANDLLQNREADALMVIASDPGAHFPQKAVEYMAEIPVIAIEPHRTPTTELADIIIPPAIVGLEAEGTAYRMEGVPIRMRKVVETDLLPDKEIVEKILEKVREIKASK, encoded by the coding sequence ATAATGGAATATGTTAAAAATGTTGTCTGCCCTTTCTGCGGGACACTATGTGACGACATCATATGTAAAGTAGAAAACAATAAAATAGTAGGTACTATAAACGCTTGCAGAATCGCTCACAACAAATTTGTACATACAGAGGGCGCAACACGTTATACAAAACCACTCATAAGGAAAAATGGAGAACTAGTCGAAGTAACCTATGACGAAGCAATAGAAAAAGCCGCCAAGATCCTTGCAGAAGCCAAAAGACCCTTATTATATGGTTGGAGCTCCACTGAATGTGAAGCGCATGCAGTGGGCATGGAATTAGCTGAGGAAACAGGAGCAGTCATCGACAACACAGCATCTGTATGCCATGGTCCCTCAGTACTAGCACTACAAGACGTAGGATACCCCACATGTACCCTTGGGGAAGTTAAAAACAGAGCAGATGTTGTAGTCTATTGGGGATGCAACCCAATGCATGCCCACCCAAGACACATATCACGGCATGTATTCTCCAGAGGATTCTTCAGGGAACGTGGAAGACCCGACAGGACAGTCATCGTAGTAGATCCTAGGGAAACAGACACCGCAAAACTTGCAGACATCCACTTACAAGTAGAATTTGACAGAGACTATGAACTTATCGACGCAATGAGAGCATACCTATTCGGGCATGAAATACTATACGACGAAGTGGCGGGAATACCAAGAGAGACCATCGAAGAAGCAGTTGAAATCATGAAAAACGCCCAATTCGGGATACTATTCTGGGGTATGGGTTTAACCCAGAGCAGAGGAAAACACAGAAACATTGACACAGCCATTATGCTAACCGAAGACTTGAACGACTTCGGTAAATTCAACCTAATACCAATGAGAGGCCACTATAATGTTACAGGATTCAACCAAGTAGCCTCCTGGGAGAGTGGGTTCCCATACTGTGTCGACTTTTCAGCTGGCGAGCCAAGATACAACCCAGGAGAGACTGGTGCGAATGATTTACTCCAGAACAGGGAAGCAGATGCATTGATGGTTATAGCATCTGACCCTGGGGCTCATTTCCCACAGAAGGCTGTTGAATACATGGCCGAGATCCCAGTGATAGCCATTGAACCACACAGGACACCAACAACAGAATTAGCCGATATTATAATCCCACCAGCTATTGTTGGTCTTGAAGCAGAGGGCACAGCTTATAGGATGGAGGGCGTGCCTATAAGGATGAGAAAAGTCGTTGAAACAGACCTATTACCAGATAAAGAAATTGTGGAGAAAATCCTAGAAAAGGTGAGGGAGATCAAAGCATCTAAATAA
- a CDS encoding DUF2097 domain-containing protein, with protein MEAEKRCATCEELCRYIKEEVKPGDIVRLSLGRVYIPGRVITNNNGIIQIKIDSEMIKGLTTIDVEKLKDYLIELEHECEGNVCIIEAIDEEEGQE; from the coding sequence ATGGAAGCCGAAAAAAGATGTGCAACATGCGAGGAACTCTGCCGTTACATAAAAGAGGAAGTAAAACCAGGAGACATTGTAAGATTGTCCCTCGGCAGAGTATATATTCCAGGGAGGGTTATAACAAACAACAATGGTATCATACAAATAAAGATCGACAGTGAAATGATAAAAGGACTTACAACAATTGACGTGGAAAAACTCAAAGATTATCTCATAGAACTAGAACATGAATGTGAAGGTAATGTCTGCATAATAGAGGCAATTGATGAAGAGGAGGGCCAAGAATGA
- a CDS encoding NrpR regulatory domain-containing protein has protein sequence MVSSVARETDKKMIEILRILSEHEEILGAKAIAKELKKKGYNLGERAVRYHMRILDEKGFTKRIGYSGRKITKKGLKEIEKGLVYDQVDFIFSKFEEMIHNTSFNPKTGKGKVVVNTSTIPLGAFPLIKKAFKEGLCVSPHARLEKRNGNYKIMTVCGTTIDGLLLKEGIPILPTFAGLVEIKDYTPQRFTELIAYKKTSMMPLEAFTASEMTSVLNVIKYGEGRIPANFRLIPETSRKKALKLLDKLQKMNIGGVLKIGEAGENLLGIPVDDGMIGIAIIGGITPICAAQEAGYNISIKMAETLIEFNKLDLVTRPRKLLKKPKTPSKEKVKILLTKAWNLIQQVDFDPDTLTGKVIANISILKREDLDRALDIIQRVCEEKPEYSTSPYFRIMELEEDKVGIASICSLTVDGVLINNGIMSTPTYSGLLEIKDDMRRFVELTAYDGSSVEPHEIYISKGMTKVYDPRSESNRILASLREVPYIAREETLKVTEKLREAGFNILKVGKTNEILYNAKVGRYKVGIVTPGGLNPIAAVKENGVDVKVKAVESLMDINNFFTIKENIKNKVI, from the coding sequence ATGGTGTCAAGCGTGGCTAGAGAAACCGACAAGAAAATGATAGAAATTTTAAGGATATTATCCGAACATGAAGAGATCCTCGGAGCGAAAGCAATAGCCAAAGAACTTAAAAAGAAAGGCTACAACCTAGGGGAAAGAGCAGTCAGATATCACATGCGCATACTCGACGAAAAAGGATTCACTAAACGCATAGGATACTCCGGCCGGAAAATAACAAAAAAAGGGTTAAAAGAGATAGAAAAGGGGCTGGTATATGACCAAGTCGATTTCATATTCTCAAAATTCGAAGAAATGATACACAATACAAGCTTCAACCCAAAAACTGGTAAAGGGAAGGTTGTAGTAAACACGTCCACAATACCCCTTGGAGCTTTTCCTCTTATCAAAAAAGCCTTCAAAGAAGGATTATGTGTAAGTCCACATGCAAGATTGGAAAAAAGAAATGGGAATTATAAGATAATGACAGTATGTGGCACCACAATCGATGGTCTACTCCTCAAAGAGGGCATACCCATACTACCAACCTTTGCCGGATTAGTTGAAATAAAAGATTATACACCACAAAGGTTCACAGAACTCATAGCATATAAAAAGACTTCCATGATGCCACTTGAAGCCTTCACAGCAAGCGAGATGACCTCAGTCCTCAATGTAATAAAATATGGGGAAGGGAGGATACCTGCCAATTTCCGTCTCATACCAGAAACAAGCCGCAAAAAAGCCCTAAAATTATTGGATAAACTCCAAAAGATGAACATTGGAGGAGTACTTAAAATAGGCGAAGCTGGGGAAAACCTCTTAGGCATCCCAGTGGATGATGGAATGATCGGGATAGCGATCATAGGAGGTATAACACCCATCTGCGCAGCCCAAGAAGCAGGCTATAATATTAGTATCAAAATGGCCGAGACTCTAATAGAATTTAACAAACTAGATTTGGTCACACGACCCAGAAAATTGTTAAAAAAGCCAAAAACACCCAGTAAAGAAAAAGTTAAAATTTTATTAACCAAGGCATGGAATCTCATACAACAAGTAGATTTTGACCCTGATACACTAACAGGAAAAGTTATAGCCAACATCTCGATTTTAAAAAGAGAAGACCTTGACAGGGCCCTTGATATTATCCAAAGGGTGTGCGAAGAAAAACCAGAATATTCAACATCACCATATTTTAGAATCATGGAATTAGAAGAAGACAAAGTAGGTATAGCTAGCATATGTAGTTTAACAGTTGATGGAGTTCTCATAAACAATGGTATAATGTCAACACCCACCTATAGTGGATTACTCGAGATAAAGGATGACATGCGAAGGTTCGTTGAACTTACAGCATATGATGGATCATCAGTTGAACCCCATGAAATATACATTTCAAAGGGGATGACAAAAGTATATGATCCCCGAAGCGAATCTAATAGGATACTAGCAAGTTTGAGGGAAGTACCCTATATTGCAAGGGAAGAAACCCTAAAGGTGACAGAAAAGCTTAGAGAAGCTGGCTTCAACATTCTCAAAGTTGGTAAAACAAACGAGATACTCTATAATGCCAAGGTTGGAAGATATAAAGTGGGGATCGTCACACCAGGCGGCCTAAACCCCATTGCAGCGGTCAAGGAAAATGGGGTGGACGTGAAGGTCAAAGCCGTTGAATCACTCATGGACATAAATAACTTTTTTACCATCAAAGAAAATATAAAAAATAAGGTGATATAA
- the purL gene encoding phosphoribosylformylglycinamidine synthase subunit PurL → MVLTDEEIEFIKKELGREPNPLEYGMLDVMFSEHCSYKSSRPILKLFPTEGEKVIIGPGDDAGVVEVTPELALAVGIESHNHPSAIEPYGGAGTGIGGILRDILSMGAMPIALLDSLHFGYLEDQKSRYLFENVVKGISDYGNRVGVPTVAGEVEFDENFKFNPLVNVMCVGLVKKDKIKRATAPNPGEVFLLMGGRTGRDGIHGVTFASEELTSSSEIEDRPAVQIGDPFTKKMVLEASLEIMDKIEVSGAKDLGGGGLTCCISEIVAKSDNGAIIELEKIPLREEGMTPYEIMLSESQERMLFVIKPENIEKAMRICEKYELPAAIIGKVTDDKRMKVIKDGEVIADLPAKLLADPPVIIREARRPKYTRKSIKVEHPPLEEALLKVLSSPNIASKEWVYRQYDHEVQIRTVVKPGDDAAILRIDEENGIALTVDSNSIHTKLDPYHGGAGSVAEAIRNVVSMGAWPLCIVDCLNFGNPEKPTVFWEFRECVKGMAKAARTFNTPVISGNVSFYNETEGVTVNPSPVVGVVGSLKLENIKTMDFKEENDKIIVVGSTREELGGSEYYKRVHGLVTGDPPIVKFEDELKAAESIRNIIDKFDDGITAIHDCSKGGLGVALAEMSIKSGLGAKINTTKIPNSCKNQHQLLFSESHGRYIITVKEEIAHDIIANIKVPSSIIGSVGGDNFQINDLKLPVEKLQETYHGVIEKYM, encoded by the coding sequence ATGGTTTTAACTGATGAAGAAATTGAATTCATAAAAAAAGAGCTTGGTAGAGAACCCAATCCACTCGAATATGGGATGCTCGATGTCATGTTCTCAGAACACTGCTCATATAAAAGCAGCAGACCCATACTCAAACTATTCCCCACAGAAGGAGAAAAAGTCATAATAGGGCCAGGAGACGATGCAGGAGTCGTGGAAGTAACACCAGAACTAGCACTAGCAGTCGGAATAGAAAGCCATAATCACCCATCAGCCATAGAACCATATGGGGGTGCCGGCACTGGAATAGGTGGAATACTACGTGATATACTTTCAATGGGGGCCATGCCCATAGCCTTATTAGACTCTTTGCACTTCGGATACCTAGAAGACCAAAAATCAAGATACCTTTTCGAAAATGTCGTGAAAGGAATATCAGATTATGGAAATAGAGTCGGAGTCCCCACCGTAGCAGGTGAAGTTGAATTCGATGAAAACTTCAAATTTAACCCTCTAGTAAATGTCATGTGTGTCGGTCTCGTTAAAAAAGATAAGATAAAAAGGGCCACAGCACCCAACCCAGGTGAAGTATTCCTCTTGATGGGTGGTAGAACGGGCAGAGATGGGATACATGGGGTCACATTCGCATCAGAAGAACTAACAAGCTCATCAGAGATAGAGGACAGGCCAGCAGTCCAAATAGGGGATCCATTCACAAAAAAGATGGTTTTAGAGGCTAGTCTTGAAATAATGGATAAAATAGAAGTTTCAGGAGCTAAAGACCTTGGTGGGGGCGGGCTCACCTGTTGCATTTCAGAAATAGTTGCAAAATCCGATAATGGTGCAATAATAGAATTAGAAAAGATACCATTACGTGAAGAGGGGATGACACCCTATGAGATAATGTTATCAGAATCCCAAGAAAGAATGCTCTTCGTAATAAAACCAGAGAACATAGAAAAAGCCATGAGGATATGTGAAAAATATGAGCTTCCAGCAGCCATAATAGGTAAAGTCACAGATGACAAAAGAATGAAAGTAATAAAAGATGGTGAAGTAATCGCAGATTTACCAGCCAAACTCCTCGCAGATCCGCCAGTTATCATAAGAGAAGCCAGAAGACCAAAATACACCCGGAAAAGTATAAAAGTAGAACATCCACCACTGGAAGAGGCCCTCTTAAAGGTTTTATCTTCGCCTAACATTGCAAGTAAAGAATGGGTTTATCGACAATACGATCATGAAGTCCAAATACGAACCGTGGTCAAACCTGGAGATGATGCAGCGATCCTAAGAATTGATGAAGAAAATGGTATAGCGCTCACAGTAGATTCCAATAGTATACATACAAAACTCGACCCATATCATGGCGGTGCAGGTTCTGTCGCAGAGGCCATAAGAAATGTGGTTTCAATGGGTGCTTGGCCGCTCTGTATAGTGGATTGTCTTAATTTTGGAAATCCTGAAAAACCTACTGTATTCTGGGAATTCAGAGAATGCGTTAAGGGCATGGCGAAGGCTGCAAGAACATTTAATACCCCGGTTATAAGTGGTAATGTAAGTTTTTACAATGAGACAGAAGGAGTTACGGTTAACCCTTCACCAGTGGTTGGGGTTGTGGGATCCCTGAAACTTGAAAATATAAAGACAATGGACTTCAAAGAGGAGAATGACAAGATTATAGTCGTTGGTTCCACAAGAGAGGAACTAGGAGGGTCTGAATATTATAAGAGAGTGCACGGGCTCGTAACAGGAGATCCGCCAATTGTAAAATTTGAGGATGAATTAAAGGCTGCAGAGTCCATCCGTAATATCATAGACAAGTTTGATGATGGTATTACGGCAATACATGATTGTTCTAAAGGTGGATTAGGGGTGGCATTAGCAGAGATGAGCATAAAATCAGGTCTAGGAGCCAAGATCAATACCACGAAAATTCCGAACAGTTGCAAAAATCAACATCAGCTCCTATTTTCAGAATCACATGGTCGATATATTATAACAGTGAAAGAAGAAATAGCCCATGATATAATAGCAAATATAAAAGTACCATCTTCAATTATAGGCAGCGTTGGTGGTGACAATTTCCAGATAAATGACCTTAAACTCCCAGTAGAGAAATTACAGGAGACATATCATGGAGTGATAGAAAAGTACATGTAA